tttcttttcatgatcgggtgtgaaatgatttgtctattgatatacaaaagttacagtgaaaaccattttcaattttctgagaaaatgacatttcattgattttttaccattcgctatgtagatATGCttctcgcatatgacgtcacaaatcaaataattgaaattctaataactttttaattatttgatgaatttttctcaaaccttcagcaatattttttattattttttctgctatttttacaataaactttttgtcagggtgaactttccctttaattatCTAATGTTTAGATATCGGAGTGATAATCATATTTTAAAGTCATGAGGCCAAAAATTGGAGAGGTAAATGAAAGTTACCTGAAAATATTGTATGCGCTAAATAACTAAAGATCCATTTCAGGTTCAAGTTAAAACTTGGCCCCCATTTGAGCATATTGTAAGCAAGTAGCAAATCAAATTATTCCTGTGTTTAATTGTCCATAAAATTGTCCTATTTTGTCAGGTTCATCTAGAATCCTGTCATCAGTTCTGAATATCTTCCAAGACATTGATTACAATCGATCAGTGTTGACCATAGCAGCCCCAATCAACAACCTGAAGACCGCTGTGTGTGGGGCATGTGCAGAAGCTTACAGGTAGGTGTATGTCCGGTgggtgacgggggggggggggttgcttcACAAACATTAAAGTTTgactaaaaattatttcacaaagatataagTTGGACTGAAAATTCACAGTTGAAATTCACAAGGCATCGatcaccgcattggtcagattgtGCACTGAGGATGTGTCCTACAGCCAGCCCGGCCATCGATGATATTACCTCTAATAATGTGCACATTGGTGCATATTGGGTCATGTttttgtgaaaccctaccctgaTCTAAGTGCATTGTCACATACCCAtctgataacaaaataaaaatcccTCTTAGAAAAAGTCATGTAATTATTCAATAGATGCAGTGTACATAAGTTTACTTAAAGGGAAcgtccaggctgaagatatttcaATCTCAATTTAactagagtaaaattcacaaagcaaaatgctgaaaatttgatcaatatagttttaaagattttcattattttggtgaaacagttctaagcatgtctttatgaatattcattaggtaggctgatgtcatatccccacttgttcttttgtattttattatatgaactaaggtttattcaaaaatctTGTACAAACAAGTTAAAACAATTGGATCAACAATttagtgcattagttatttattgccgcaacttatttcatcataatagagacacatcatttacatgtgtatgaaaaaatgaaacaattatgatttcatgtaataacataagaaagaaaaaagtggggaaatgacatcatcagcccacgtaatgaatattcatgacgatgtgcatataccggtaactgttttcacaaaatattgataaaattgaaactcaataactttgttatttgttatccaatttcgataaaattttcatctttttgccttgtgaattttactttatttatgtagataaaaatattttcagcctggaccatccctttaagagcAATGTGACTTATTTTATAGAAACAGATTAAGTTACAAcgaatttacaaaaaaaagaagaaatataatcTTAATCAAACAAAGGTGAATACTTATTATGTTATTATGGACCAATTTTATTGTGAACTGTATTGTGCCATTGGTAAATGCCTTCATTTCTGTATGACCTGTTTGATGATATTTCTCTTCAATTGCCATGCTGTAGGCAGATAGACTTGTCAAAACAAAAAGGAGTTCACCCAAGACTTGGTGCTGTGGATCTTATTCCTATTTATCCGTTGATGTCATCTGTCTCACTCAAAGAATGTGGAGAGGTTGCATATTGTAAGTATAGATAGGGGGACCGGTCGCAAAGAGTATTGTGTTacaaggagaatgaaacctttagagCAATTTAGCTtgtataaaaacataaaaatcaaagaattaaaTCGATGAAGGAAAAAcggtaagaaagttatgagcctTTGATGTCGAGAACACTACTGCTATGGAGATCTTCCCATCAGCAATGCGAACAAGATGTGTGATGCCACACAAGTACAACTCTCCACTTTGCACACTGAAAGTATACCCAAAACCTATATTTGTTCTCGTTCTAATTATAATACatattatctttatattttatgGAACCTCTATTGCATGTCCTGCCATGAATAGACCTGGAAGCATTGCCGAGGGGAGGAAGTCAATATCATTAGTGCTCTCAATATTCATATGCTCTTAacttttgtattgtttattcaatttttctcaaaccttcactgatttgtttctttgatttctctgttttcacacaaattGTTCCAATGctttcattataaaaaatgcCCCACATCAATAAAACTTTCAATTAAGTTCCTCATCCTATTCACAAGGTTCAAAATATGTGGGTTTGATTGGGTAAAAATTAAGTTGTCTTTAAGTGCAGCTGTCTGTTTAACTATATTGAACTTGAAATGTTTATAAGAAATTACTGCTTTACTTTGTGACATTCTTATGATCAGACATCTACTAAGCAACCAGTCTCAAAGATGCAAACACATTGTGAGGAAATAGTTTGCATATTCGCGTAGACTCTTTACCGTAAAATTTAAATCTGAGTCTGCATTACCTTTATCTAACATTGGGGGaaaaaggatttaaaaaaatataaattaacaatattttttaatgtccTCGCTTTGGGATTCCTTCAGAATGTAGAATGAGGAATCAGCTGTAGTTGGATTTattaaattttacaaaaaatatagcATAAATTTGGTCACTTTTTGCCTAGTTTTTTTCAACACCTATACACAAAACAGGCTTTAACTATAATTCTCCAACTTAcaactaaaatggaaaaatCTCTATAAAATACTGTTCAAATATTGCTTGATGTTGAAAATATGAGGTATACTATTTTTGCATTGACACTTTGCACTTCGTTTGCACCTGTGGCAAAATCATGGATTGTGTTATTAGGGAAATCAAATAATCATGACGGCATGtcaaccatgtacatgtatgaatattctACATTGTGATTAATTGCAGTGCCTTTATTTTCTCACAAACATGCGATCATTAACTTTTTACATAAGTGCCTTGTTCAACACACTTTGTTATGTTATGCAATCCACTAATAATTTCCTTAAAGAGACTTCTGGATTTTATCTGAAATGATTTTTATCTGCACATGATATCTGgattttcaagataaaaatgaaacttttgTGGAGCTAagagatatatcattttattcatgacaGTAAGTAACTGTACTAATTCCCTAAaacttcttattatttttttatatttttaaacctCTCTTCAGCTATTGCAGAGGACCTAAGTACTGAAATACCAGGCTCCTCCTTCTTCCTTTTTGGCTCAGCTGATTGGCCAGAGCAGAGAGGTCTGGTGCCACGAAGGAAGGCTATTGGTTGGTTCAAAGGAAAACATGGCATTGATTGGTCAAAGTTCAGCCATGATCTTGGAGCTCCACCTTCTAGCAGATATGGACTTACAGGTACTTAAAGTAGTCTTACTTATTAGCGACATAAAGCTTTTAGCTTATTTGCCGCTCGTCACATTGGATAGTCTCTGGTAGGGTAAAAACTTTAGTGGATCTTTTTTCCAGTGTGCCTCAATAGCTGATTTGAACATATTCACGCTAGATGCAGCAACCGCTTCCTCTGGTAATGCATTCCAATTATGAATACTTCTGACTGAAAAGGAATTTTGCCTTATTTGCAATTTGCATCTgtgattattaataataataatacatgagatttatATAGTGCACTTTCCATCTTTATTAGATGCTAAAGGcacttcagagcagaacaacaaaaactagatacatataaaacatgtgtgaacaataagtcaatgtctatcaaaaacaCTCTTATGtacaggtatgttttcaggttgcccttgaaggtggtcactgaagtctGAATTTTCAAACTGTGTGGGAGAGAATTCCAAAGGCTAGGCCCTGCATGAGCAAATTCCTGTTCCCCGCATGATTTCTtagcaactggaatttgtaagagATTAGATGATGATTGTAAATTTCTTGAGGGTTggtaattattaatttcatgcTATGACTTCTGGTTCTACCATGGAGCTACATAGTTCTACCatgtcatttcatgaaaactttGGTCATGTCAGTTAATTCCTGATGATGCATATATATGGGGGCATATAAATCATTGTAAtcatttcttcatttcaaagaaaagcAGTATACAAATGAACAAAAGTGAAACAATGAAAGAGTAACAAGCCATACCAGGTCCATAAACCTATACTGGTTCAGTCAGGTTGAAATGTACATAAAACAAAGTAAATTTACAAAGACATAAGATATTGATTGCAAACAAAAAGCAATCATACATAAAACTGAATAGGTGAATTTacattaacattaaaaaatggcTTTAAATAGAGACTTGCTTGTATGAGCAAAGGCACATCAAAAATGGCATCAACAATGgtaacaataatcataatacataATAACAGTATTTACATTAAGGAAggcagaaccccccccccaaaaaaaatgaataaataataaatgaataaataaaacaggGTTGGGCGTTAAATACCGGTAGCGGTAAATACCGTCCGGTAAATAAGATGGGCATCcagtaaatatgtaaaaaacaggaaatatgattcataattcttttttttcaataattttaattgtttttaacctcaacaaatgaaaatagtgtTCTGAAGTAATTAGAATCACAAAACTCATAGTAAAAACACACAAACAGATAAAATCcatactgcatacatgtacatacaaaaaCACACAGGATCTAAGTCCACACATACGTACACAAACTCAAATTATATTCGTGGATATTTGAATAATCAtattaaaacataaacaaatatttctccCAGGGTGCAACTTTTTACATGCCATTGTATCTCATTAcaatatgatttgtttttaagtgTGAATAAAGCTCAGTATTCTACTATATGTAAGGAGTttcagtgtgtacatgtatcgGTGTGTACTAGTGGTTGCtggttttgaattttgatattgcTTACAGAAAAAGATATTTTTGTAGCCTAAAAAATTACACATCTAggattatgacatttttaatgttgcaattcttttaatataacttttaaaagaaGTTTAACAAACAAAGCAAACACAATGCTAATAAAAGTTTATGCtcattaatacatgtacatgtaggtattcatgaatatggtaattaCTGACTGATTTAATGAAGAACATCAAATCTAAATTAGATGTATATTTGGGAtctttttagtattttattgtattttttcagcatttcatGATAACAGACATAGATAACACcaaaacacaaacataaacacacacacaaacaatcaaacacacacacacacactcacaaaaATGGTACACACCAGAGTGACCATACTCACCacctttgtttttatgttaaaaatttgacaatcacTATAGAAAAGTGAGTGGAAATTTATATTTCCCGGAATTTCCCGGTGAAAAGTGGTAAATACCGGAAAAAAGCGGTAAATACCGCTATTTCCCTGCGTCCGGGAAATAAGCCTCTGAAGCGGGAAATATGCCAAccctgaaataaaaataaataaacaaataaatgaaaataaataaatgaataacttAAGATTTTTTACCTTATCCCAATGCTGATCCTTCCTACtgtgaaaaataacaaaaaatgataaaagggCATGCTTACTTATGATCTTTGTCAAATTTGTCCTTTGTCCTAGTTAGTTGACTATTAAACTTACATGTACTTATGGCTATTGTCCCTCCTGGGACATAGGCTGTCAACAAAGTTCCTCCAGGCTGAGCTGCCCTGAGTGtctccaggggagcgtttcatgaaaggacttgttttACGTTTTATCCGTCAAGTactgttttatccaacagttactaGGGTAACAgtgcttttcagccaatcataatcaaagaaagttgtcagacctgacaactaaTGTCAGACGAAAATGTAGATGAGATGCCCCCCCCGATCTTCCCATATGCAGTCCACCCTATTAGCATATGCCTACATGTCTCTGTGCCATGTGTCTCAAGGCCTTCCCCAATCTTCACTTTCCCTTGAGGCTTCCAAGTCAATGCCTGTCTAGTAATacattgtgtacatgtattaggCATCGGTCAATCCACCTCCGTCTTCTTTGCTAGAGCTTCACCTCAATAGGTTGCTGATGACTAAGCTTCCACAAGTCTTGATTATATTCAGGCAAGAAAATCTTGAGAATATGcccaagaaaataatttttaaaaaatccataatgtattactcgaaatagacatgaaatgaaatactccgaaaatttgctgtgcccaattgatcgtgggcccggcagccactgtgcagcgcctgatcgacgaggctctatccctttaatcgttgaacaaCAAACAGGGTAGCAACAACTCCAATCTTTTTAACGccttttggtctgacgcagccggggtttgaacccccgacctttcggttgtgagacggacgctctaccaactgagccaacacaccgatATTCATTGATGTACATGTTCTCGGAACAGTACTGCACCCAAAGGTGGATAGTTGAATTGTCTagaattaaaatcaaaatgacatttaaaaatatgaaaatcactTTCCAGCTACCATGGCAATTTAATTACAGACAAGGAGTGACCAAACTTTACAGACTCattgatacatacatgtaaagtcTTCAACTTTCTAGAATGTAAATTCATTGCTTTACTCCTCTCAAAGTCACTCAGTacttttcattatattttaaagACAAGTTTTGGCTACTAGAGCCTATTGATAATTATGTTTCTGAATCTCACTATTTCGAACAATTTCACATTGCTTTACTAGCCTATCTGCAAGAGTAATTCTCCATactgtcaaaatatcaaatttaaaagttGAATAGGACACTAGATGCCAgagtttcttttctttctttgtgtGGACTGATTGCACTTGAGTGAAGCCTGAActaacattttctttaaaaaaattctcactgaaatccctctacattcaatcaagtacttgtgCGGGATATTATTAATCATCATTTCGAAGCTTTGGATGTGCTTCTTCAAACTcaataaaaatctaaaaattcattttgggtgatttattgttggttttggggttgCTGGTCACAGATGTGGGTTGAATGTTTTGtttgctgattttatttttctccattcatGTCAAATTCAGGTTGTGGGGCATCACACTATGTTACCAACTGCAATGTCACAATAGATACCCAAGACCTTGAGCTTGGGAGGGAAATAGCACATGCCATCCGAGGCACTACTCCTGGGGGATTGCCAGGTATTCAGGCTATGGCCTTTCCCCATGAGGGAACAATTGAAATCGCATGCAATGTTGACAGTCTTCCAAGAGAGAAACAGAGTACCGGGGAAAGCGATGGCGTCGACACAGATCAAAATTGCCCCATCACATTGGACTACACATCACCAGAAACCATCGAGCAGCGAGTGAAGGCTTTGGCAGGAGAGAAAGGGATCGGAATGGTTGGAACGGCCTTGATCGGATTCATGCCGGAAGAAGCTTGTCGGCTTGCCATGGATGCCCTCCAGTCGGGGAACGATCAACTCTGGAAGTCTCGGGGTGTCCGACTCATGTGAGTTTTTGCACTTGTCTTCAACTCTTGCAGTTCTAGCCAACTTGATGTGTGCAATGATTTTGCAATTAATATGCAGCTGAATTTGTGGATATCATTCAATTCATTCCAATTGTAAGTTTGGTTTTCTTCATCTAGCCAGGACaatcatcaatttttttggAACCGATTCCTTGATGCGGATAAGGCCGTCTCCTGCTTCTTTGCGAGCATAAACTGAAAGGTCTGACTTCAAAGGTGATTTCAATTGTACCATGTTACACAACCCTGGACATGCATattgcttacatgtatgttagtagaaaaatcaaattatgaatACATGCAAAAGGTGCTGAATTCATGCTTGAATAAAACATGATAATAcaagaaattcacatttttgtgtttttttactaTGGCACAATTGAAACCATCTTTCTGAATTTGGACCCATGGCTCAGCATGccatttattaataataataatagtaccaacatgcttatatagcgcatatcactgccaaatgcgtccctttgcgcttcattggatattattaccctggctttagccccgcagcctttcaCAGCgtggtggcatttcaaggagtaaattcctgccaggtacccacttacctcacctgggtcgagtgcagcacaacatggacgaattttttgctgaaggaaattacgccatggctgggattcgaacccacgaccctctgtttcaaagtccgaagactaatcctctgggccacaacgctccacgttttAGAAGACAGTATCATCCAGAAAAGATAAAAGAGCGAGATCAAGAGGAAAGATGCAATACaaattattgatcaatacgcagtaggcAGTAGTGTGCGTCCCttttgcatgatctgaccaatgccgtcatgccttttataccgcacGCAAATAGACATTTAAATGGGTcactaagtcatacttaattctttgtgaaacatcccccttgtctctttctatttgtttttttatataaaagatCCATAAATAATACTgggaaattaaaaaatttaCTGAAATAATCTTTGTCACCAATACACCAGTATTGTCATATTATATAGTTGTGttaatatttttaaagcaaattcATTATTCAGTTTGTATGAAAACAAACTTGACATCATATTACAGTTGATTCAAAGATCAGCTCATTTTTCCAACATATTTTAAATGGCAAAATTGTATAGAGATCATCCCCCCAAGTCTATTACTTATTCCATTTTATTAACATATGAAGAACCAGCTTCATTTCTAGTTTCCAataatttgatataattattCAACTGAAATTTGGGCAAGTATAATCCTTTAATGCCTAGAACTTCAGGGACCAAATTAACGATCCGGCTTTGGAGTTGTATGTAAGATTTCATAACTGCATGTCAGAACAAACGATCCTTAAAGACATGATTACATGTTGCAAGCCAAAATTCATTCATGTTATTAGTTTTtacttcaaatgataaaaatgactGAATTTCATGGTAATTATGATTGTAatcattgtatttgtatagaatGAAAACACTACTCGTGcatttccttattttcaaacttta
This genomic window from Lytechinus variegatus isolate NC3 chromosome 10, Lvar_3.0, whole genome shotgun sequence contains:
- the LOC121423075 gene encoding glutamate formimidoyltransferase-like, which codes for MSSRGLGICLLNVSEARNRLIIENIALAATRSTSSSRILSSVLNIFQDIDYNRSVLTIAAPINNLKTAVCGACAEAYRQIDLSKQKGVHPRLGAVDLIPIYPLMSSVSLKECGEVAYSIAEDLSTEIPGSSFFLFGSADWPEQRGLVPRRKAIGWFKGKHGIDWSKFSHDLGAPPSSRYGLTGCGASHYVTNCNVTIDTQDLELGREIAHAIRGTTPGGLPGIQAMAFPHEGTIEIACNVDSLPREKQSTGESDGVDTDQNCPITLDYTSPETIEQRVKALAGEKGIGMVGTALIGFMPEEACRLAMDALQSGNDQLWKSRGVRLM